The following proteins are co-located in the Sporolactobacillus pectinivorans genome:
- a CDS encoding HAD family hydrolase, which produces MITTVLFDIGDVFFFKDKQKSDEVLRRHGVTEDNLREIKHSDAWKSYKKGDLTEEEGMALIKPLFPETYTENPRELFHDLSCSKTLNSALVPLAYKLKEKYRIAVLSNSNSFLEERLEEFQLMPLFEFVINSYRVRMKKPDEEIFKLAIERLGEEPESVLFVDDKERNTDTAKRLGFQVHTFTDTETFKNDLLDQGWLTPEEAETGSSTPLNQM; this is translated from the coding sequence ATGATAACAACTGTATTGTTTGACATTGGAGACGTTTTTTTCTTCAAAGATAAGCAGAAATCTGACGAGGTTCTGCGACGTCACGGGGTAACAGAGGACAATCTAAGGGAAATAAAACATTCTGATGCATGGAAAAGCTACAAAAAGGGAGATTTGACCGAAGAAGAAGGCATGGCCTTGATCAAACCGCTGTTCCCGGAGACATACACAGAAAACCCAAGAGAACTTTTCCACGATTTGTCCTGCTCAAAAACGTTAAACAGTGCATTAGTCCCGCTGGCATATAAACTGAAAGAAAAGTATCGCATCGCTGTTCTATCCAATTCTAACTCCTTTTTGGAAGAAAGGTTGGAAGAATTCCAATTGATGCCTCTGTTTGAGTTCGTTATCAATTCATACCGTGTCCGGATGAAGAAACCGGATGAAGAAATTTTCAAGCTGGCGATCGAACGCTTGGGTGAAGAACCCGAAAGTGTCCTGTTCGTTGATGATAAGGAACGGAATACGGATACGGCAAAGCGCCTTGGTTTTCAAGTGCACACATTTACGGATACAGAAACTTTTAAAAATGATTTGCTGGATCAAGGATGGCTTACTCCCGAAGAAGCAGAAACCGGTTCAAGCACACCTTTGAACCAGATGTGA
- a CDS encoding energy-coupling factor transporter transmembrane component T family protein, giving the protein MSQFFFHNLIGQTILGYLLMFMIPALIPLSFMKLVGIKGLRNMLSYEGHDTIIHRLDPRLKVLFPVIIGLLSVFLNWSWVFALCLVSVIPWLLVKPSKARIRVVIAMSIIPAFGQIWSQGILYNTNHDFLFLFPWTLSWTGHQGLSVQGLQYGLQQTGRFLCVSLASLLLMYTAEPAEIIWACMKLKMPVKLGFALSSGLRFLPLMFEKFNTLVQAMEVRGYDFSHPDKWWQLRGWVNYLKRFCMALPVLTVPLFINSLRGTHTMAMVADARAFGANAQRGSLTDHTFTLEDKLAWAYVTMAVLGVVVVIMLGVGLRGSGN; this is encoded by the coding sequence ATGAGTCAGTTTTTTTTCCATAACTTGATTGGACAGACCATTCTTGGTTATCTTCTTATGTTCATGATCCCCGCTCTCATTCCGCTGAGCTTCATGAAATTGGTAGGGATCAAAGGGTTACGTAACATGCTGAGCTATGAGGGACATGATACGATCATACATCGGCTTGATCCCCGGCTAAAAGTCTTGTTTCCGGTCATCATCGGGCTTCTATCCGTTTTTTTAAACTGGAGCTGGGTTTTTGCTTTATGCTTAGTATCTGTCATACCCTGGTTGTTGGTTAAACCATCCAAAGCGAGGATCCGGGTTGTCATTGCGATGTCGATTATCCCGGCATTTGGACAAATATGGAGCCAGGGTATTCTCTATAATACGAATCACGATTTTCTGTTTCTTTTTCCGTGGACGCTCAGCTGGACAGGACATCAGGGACTTTCCGTTCAGGGACTTCAGTACGGATTGCAGCAGACCGGGCGATTTCTCTGTGTATCACTGGCCTCACTTCTTCTCATGTATACCGCGGAGCCGGCAGAAATCATTTGGGCCTGCATGAAGTTGAAAATGCCTGTAAAACTCGGATTTGCGCTTTCTTCTGGTCTGCGCTTTCTACCGCTAATGTTCGAAAAATTCAATACTCTGGTGCAGGCCATGGAGGTCAGAGGCTATGATTTCAGTCATCCCGACAAGTGGTGGCAGCTTCGCGGCTGGGTGAATTATCTGAAACGATTTTGTATGGCTTTACCTGTGCTGACCGTTCCTTTATTTATTAATTCACTGCGCGGGACACATACAATGGCGATGGTTGCGGATGCACGAGCATTCGGTGCCAACGCACAACGGGGATCGTTAACAGACCACACTTTTACATTGGAAGACAAACTCGCTTGGGCCTATGTCACAATGGCCGTCCTCGGAGTTGTTGTGGTTATCATGCTTGGAGTTGGTCTTCGCGGAAGCGGTAATTAA
- a CDS encoding ABC transporter ATP-binding protein, whose translation MNSHNLHLDHLTFRYPDEKESALKNVELDIPAGQFVLLAGPSGCGKSTLGLALSGLIPNRVAGFMNGAVYMDGKNLSEMKIHEASQLIGMVFQNPDNQLISFKVDLEVAFGPENLNLPHEEIKRRVDQSLRYTGSDEYREALIEVLSGGQKQRVAISAALSMEPKILVLDEPTSDLDPVGTQEVLSVLRHLNKDLGMTVILIEHKIDEVIPWVDRVLLMEQGKIIVDSPPRKAFSDLQLWQRLGVSVPQMVQLSYALPDVFHGSIALTVEEAADALRGTSYAAALARSSSSRESRFEPGDPLLQWKNVGLSFGDKQVLQDLNLEVRQNEWVAIAGANGSGKTSLAALSMGFNKPTSGKVLCYGSPVKAGEISRQSEKVGYLFQSAENMIFSATVKNELGFAKTYGRRSRSEAAYTEEQLAALIDLSDRLDANPYKLSYGQKERPALAALLSSSPKVMILDEPTTGQDEGHARAFLKFLDDMRDEQGLTYLMISHDMQAIAHYADRLCVLNHGRMILNDRPERVFAHFEQLAECHVVPPPVAHLHGLLTDERRSWVSLSVDEFLRSIGAADRAEISRGKGRMSI comes from the coding sequence ATGAACAGTCATAATTTACACCTCGATCATTTGACCTTTCGCTATCCTGATGAGAAGGAAAGCGCGTTAAAGAACGTGGAGCTTGACATTCCCGCAGGTCAGTTTGTACTGCTTGCCGGTCCGTCCGGATGTGGAAAATCTACTCTGGGGCTTGCGCTGTCCGGCTTGATTCCTAACAGAGTAGCGGGGTTTATGAATGGTGCTGTATATATGGATGGAAAAAATTTATCCGAAATGAAGATTCATGAGGCATCACAGCTCATAGGTATGGTGTTCCAGAACCCTGATAATCAGCTGATTTCGTTCAAAGTGGATCTGGAAGTGGCCTTTGGGCCCGAAAACCTTAATTTGCCACATGAAGAAATTAAACGTCGTGTGGATCAATCCCTGAGGTATACCGGATCTGACGAATACCGCGAAGCGCTCATTGAAGTATTGTCCGGGGGACAGAAGCAGCGGGTAGCCATTTCGGCGGCCCTTTCCATGGAACCTAAGATTCTTGTTTTGGATGAACCTACCTCGGATTTGGATCCGGTCGGGACGCAGGAAGTCCTGAGCGTTCTCCGGCATCTAAATAAAGATCTTGGTATGACAGTAATTCTTATCGAGCATAAGATTGATGAGGTCATTCCATGGGTGGATCGTGTATTGCTGATGGAGCAGGGTAAAATTATTGTCGACAGCCCACCCAGAAAGGCATTCAGTGATCTTCAACTATGGCAGAGATTAGGTGTTTCCGTTCCTCAGATGGTGCAATTAAGCTATGCACTGCCTGATGTTTTTCACGGCAGCATAGCGCTGACAGTTGAGGAAGCTGCAGATGCACTGCGCGGGACATCTTACGCGGCAGCACTGGCCAGATCCTCATCCTCAAGGGAATCACGGTTTGAGCCGGGGGATCCGCTCCTTCAATGGAAGAATGTAGGCTTAAGCTTTGGGGACAAACAGGTGCTTCAGGATCTGAATCTTGAAGTCCGGCAAAATGAGTGGGTGGCCATTGCCGGTGCCAATGGATCAGGAAAAACATCGCTCGCGGCCTTATCCATGGGTTTTAACAAACCCACATCAGGCAAGGTCCTGTGCTATGGAAGTCCGGTCAAAGCAGGTGAAATATCAAGGCAATCCGAAAAAGTCGGTTATCTTTTTCAATCAGCTGAGAATATGATTTTTTCTGCAACCGTGAAAAACGAATTGGGTTTTGCTAAAACTTATGGCCGTCGGTCGCGGTCTGAAGCTGCCTATACGGAAGAGCAACTTGCGGCGCTAATTGACTTGTCTGATCGCCTGGATGCGAATCCATACAAGCTCAGCTATGGACAGAAAGAACGTCCGGCGCTTGCCGCACTGCTGTCATCGTCGCCTAAAGTCATGATCCTGGATGAACCGACGACCGGGCAGGATGAAGGGCATGCACGTGCCTTTCTAAAATTTCTGGATGATATGCGCGATGAACAGGGACTGACCTATCTCATGATTTCGCACGACATGCAAGCTATCGCCCATTACGCAGATCGGTTGTGTGTACTGAACCATGGTCGAATGATTTTGAATGACCGTCCCGAAAGAGTGTTTGCCCATTTTGAACAATTAGCTGAGTGCCATGTGGTTCCGCCGCCTGTCGCCCATCTGCACGGGCTGCTGACGGATGAACGGAGAAGCTGGGTTTCATTAAGTGTAGATGAGTTTTTACGTTCGATCGGGGCGGCAGACCGGGCTGAGATCAGCAGGGGAAAAGGAAGGATGTCGATATGA
- a CDS encoding nucleotidyltransferase domain-containing protein, protein MIDLSFIKSIAHRCLVAEIYDEAVQDGEIIGLLLQGSVARGENYQTSDIDFYVLLEDGLNRPLCSEYRGNILVEMKYADFERAVYKCKSSSMGLYNFLDSIILFDYRRKFSQIKELANNVLEQYEVPKSEVKSIVYWLETALIKIEAAREADDELKAAFVVATTSWKILEGLWAVNSKPVPPNGLVFYHLKKLKRVPENVDEEIKLLFTGDTTQRIETAIRIIEWTISCLNRLSRSA, encoded by the coding sequence ATGATTGATCTGTCGTTTATCAAAAGTATTGCTCATCGATGTTTGGTTGCCGAGATATATGATGAAGCGGTGCAAGATGGTGAAATTATAGGATTGCTTCTTCAGGGCTCCGTGGCTCGCGGGGAAAATTACCAAACTTCGGATATAGACTTCTATGTGTTACTTGAAGATGGATTGAACAGGCCACTTTGTTCGGAATATCGCGGCAACATCCTTGTCGAGATGAAATATGCTGACTTTGAACGGGCAGTTTACAAGTGCAAATCGTCCTCAATGGGATTGTACAACTTTCTGGATTCAATTATTCTTTTTGATTACCGAAGAAAGTTTTCACAAATCAAAGAGTTGGCAAATAACGTGCTTGAACAATATGAAGTGCCTAAGAGTGAAGTGAAATCCATCGTTTACTGGCTTGAAACGGCTCTAATCAAAATTGAAGCAGCAAGAGAGGCTGATGATGAATTAAAAGCTGCCTTTGTAGTTGCAACCACTTCATGGAAAATACTTGAGGGACTTTGGGCTGTAAACAGTAAGCCTGTACCGCCCAATGGCTTAGTTTTTTATCATTTAAAAAAATTAAAAAGAGTGCCTGAGAATGTGGATGAAGAAATTAAACTCCTATTCACCGGTGATACAACACAGCGAATTGAAACGGCGATCAGGATAATTGAGTGGACCATTTCGTGTTTAAATAGGCTATCACGGAGTGCTTAA
- a CDS encoding PHP-associated domain-containing protein, which translates to MKIDFHTHVKFTKKIDFSLEYFLSMIKEARHEGLDAFTLTEHFNTDRFYEIYKTLDEQFQYESGYYDVDGFKVFPGMEINIQEGGHVLFTGDRHAVKELREQLEPYTTDTSFIPLEHLFQIGEPYDFMKIGAHPFREANPLFNLPEDLLKQFDAFDLNGKDLNMYGVKRMKEKVYDFAVRLGKSVVAGSDAHHPLQISCVYNKFKMDCNTVEELRQAVLSGSYKVRISDDLSLRVRAAKTAKNLLKENWQLRLASRVLS; encoded by the coding sequence ATGAAGATTGATTTCCATACTCATGTTAAATTTACAAAAAAGATTGATTTTTCACTTGAGTATTTTTTAAGTATGATTAAAGAAGCCCGCCATGAAGGATTGGATGCATTTACGTTGACTGAACACTTTAACACGGATCGGTTTTACGAAATTTATAAAACACTCGATGAACAGTTTCAATATGAAAGTGGGTACTACGATGTGGACGGGTTCAAAGTTTTTCCTGGTATGGAAATTAATATTCAGGAAGGCGGGCATGTTTTATTTACAGGCGATCGTCATGCAGTAAAAGAATTACGCGAACAGCTGGAACCTTATACAACAGATACGAGTTTTATACCTTTGGAACATTTGTTTCAGATCGGCGAACCATACGATTTCATGAAAATCGGTGCGCATCCATTCAGAGAAGCCAATCCGCTCTTTAATCTTCCCGAAGACTTGTTGAAACAGTTCGATGCGTTTGATTTGAATGGCAAAGATTTGAACATGTATGGGGTAAAGCGAATGAAAGAAAAAGTGTACGATTTTGCTGTCAGGCTCGGCAAGTCCGTTGTAGCAGGCAGCGATGCCCACCATCCTTTGCAGATCAGCTGTGTTTATAATAAATTTAAAATGGATTGTAATACAGTTGAGGAACTGCGTCAGGCAGTTTTATCAGGGAGTTACAAAGTCAGGATTTCAGATGACTTATCATTAAGGGTCAGAGCCGCTAAAACGGCAAAAAATTTACTGAAGGAAAATTGGCAGCTAAGATTAGCTTCAAGAGTATTATCCTGA